In one window of Mus pahari chromosome 3, PAHARI_EIJ_v1.1, whole genome shotgun sequence DNA:
- the Gsn gene encoding gelsolin isoform X2, translated as MVVEHPEFLKAGKEPGLQIWRVEKFDLVPVPPNLYGDFFTGDAYVILKTVQLRNGNLQYDLHYWLGNECSQDESGAAAIFTVQLDDYLNGRAVQHREVQGFESSTFSGYFKSGLKYKKGGVASGFKHVVPNEVVVQRLFQVKGRRVVRATEVPVSWDSFNNGDCFILDLGNNIYQWCGSGSNKFERLKATQVSKGIRDNERSGRAQVHVSEEGGEPEAMLQVLGPKPALPEGTEDTAKEDAANRRLAKLYKVSNGGGSMSVSLVADENPFAQGALRSEDCFILDHGRDGKIFVWKGKQANMEERKAALKTASDFISKMQYPRQTQVSVLPEGGETPLFKQFFKNWRDPDQTDGPGLGYLSSHIANVERVPFDAATLHTSTAMAAQHGMDDDGTGQKQIWRIEGSDKVPVDPATYGQFYGGDSYIILYNYRHGGRQGQIIYNWQGAQSTQDEVAASAILTAQLDEELGGTPVQSRVVQGKEPAHLMSLFGGKPMIIYKGGTSRDGGQTAPASIRLFQVRASSSGATRAVEVMPKSGALNSNDAFVLKTPSAAYLWVGAGASEAEKTGAQELLKVLRSQHVQVEEGSEPGAFWEALGGKTAYRTSPRLKDKKMDAHPPRLFACSNRIGRFVIEEVPGELMQEDLATDDVMLLDTWDQVFVWVGKDSQEEEKTEALTSAKRYIETDPANRDRRTPITVVRQGFEPPSFVGWFLGWDDNYWSVDPLDRALAELAA; from the exons ATGGTGGTGGAGCACCCCGAATTCCTGAAGGCAGGGAAGGAGCCTGGCCTGCAGATCTGGCGTGTGGAGAAGTTTGACCTGGTACCTGTGCCCCCCAACCTCTATGGAGACTTCTTCACGGGTGACGCCTATGTTATCTTAAAGACGGTGCAGCTGAGGAACGGGAATCTGCAGTATGACCTCCACTATTGGCTGG GCAATGAATGCAGCCAGGACGAGAGCGGGGCTGCCGCCATCTTTACTGTGCAACTGGATGACTACCTGAATGGCCGGGCTGTACAGCATCGTGAGGTTCAGGGCTTTGAGTCGTCCACCTTCTCCGGCTACTTCAAGTCTGGACTTAAGTACAAG AAAGGAGGCGTGGCATCTGGATTCAAACACGTGGTACCCAATGAGGTGGTGGTCCAGAGGCTCTTCCAGGTCAAAGGACGCCGTGTAGTCCGTGCCACTGAGGTCCCTGTGTCCTGGGACAGTTTCAACAACGGCGACTGCTTCATTCTGGACCTGGGAAAC AATATCTATCAGTGGTGTGGCTCCGGCAGCAACAAATTTGAAAGGCTGAAGGCCACACAGGTGTCCAAGGGCATCCGGGACAACGAGAGGAGCGGGCGTGCCCAAGTACACGTGTCTGAAGAGGGGGGAGAGCCAGAAGCCATGCTGCAG GTGCTGGGCCCCAAGCCAGCTCTGCCTGAAGGTACCGAGGACACAGCCAAGGAAGATGCAGCCAACCGAAGGCTGGCCAAGCTCTACAAG GTCTCCAACGGTGGGGGCAGCATGTCAGTCTCCCTCGTGGCTGATGAGAACCCCTTCGCCCAGGGCGCCctgagatctgaagactgcttcaTCCTGGACCATGGCAGAGATGGGAAAATCTTTGTTTGGAAAG GCAAGCAGGCCAACATGGAGGAGCGGAAGGCCGCCCTCAAAACAGCCTCTGACTTCATCTCCAAGATGCAGTACCCCAGGCAGACCCAG gtTTCAGTTCTCCCAGAGGGCGGCGAGACCCCTCTCTTTAAGCAGTTCTTCAAGAACTGGCGGGACCCAGACCAGACCGACGGCCCAGGCCTGGGCTACCTCTCCAGCCACATTGCCAACGTGGAGCGCGTGCCTTTCGATGCCGCTACACTGCACACCTCCACCGCCATGGCCGCTCAGCATGGAATGGATGATGATGGAACTGGCCAGAAACAG ATCTGGAGAATTGAAGGTTCCGACAAGGTGCCAGTGGACCCTGCCACATACGGGCAGTTCTACGGAGGCGACAGCTACATCATTCTGTACAACTACCGCCACGGTGGCCGCCAGGGACAGATCATCTACAACTG GCAGGGTGCCCAGTCTACCCAGGATGAGGTTGCTGCTTCTGCCATCCTGACTGCCCAGCTGGATGAGGAGCTGGGAGGAACTCCTGTCCAG AGCCGAGTGGTCCAAGGCAAAGAGCCTGCACACCTCATGAGCTTGTTTGGCGGGAAACCCATGATCATCTACAAGGGTGGCACCTCCCGAGACGGTGGGCAGACAGCTCCTGCCAGTATCCGCCTCTTCCAAGTGCGAGCCAGCAGCTCTGGAGCCACCAGGGCTGTGGAG gtGATGCCGAAGTCTGGTGCTCTGAACTCCAACGATGCCTTTGTGCTGAAAACCCCTTCCGCTGCCTACCTGTGGGTGGGTGCAGGAGCCAGTGAGGCGGAGAAGACCGGTGCCCAGGAGCTTCTGAAGGTGCTTCGGTCCCAGCACGTGCAGGTGGAGGAAGGCAGTGAACCAG GTGCCTTCTGGGAGGCTCTGGGCGGGAAGACTGCCTACCGCACATCCCCCAGGCTTAAGGACAAGAAGATGGATGCCCATCCTCCTCGACTCTTTGCCTGCTCCAACAGGATCGGACGCTTTGTG ATCGAAGAGGTTCCTGGCGAGCTTATGCAGGAAGACCTGGCTACTGATGACGTCATGCTCCTGGACACCTGGGACCAG GTCTTTGTCTGGGTTGGAAAAGACtcccaggaagaggaaaagacagaagcCTTGACTTCTG CTAAGCGGTACATCGAGACAGATCCAGCGAATCGGGACAGGCGAACCCCCATCACGGTCGTTAGGCAGGGCTTTGAGCCTCCTTCCTTCGTGGGCTGGTTCCTCGGCTGGGATGACAACTACTGGTCAGTGGATCCCTTGGACAGGGCCTTGGCTGAGCTGGCTGCCTGA
- the Gsn gene encoding gelsolin isoform X1, with protein MAPYRSSLLCCALLLLALCALSPSHAATASRGRAQERAPQSRVSEARPSTMVVEHPEFLKAGKEPGLQIWRVEKFDLVPVPPNLYGDFFTGDAYVILKTVQLRNGNLQYDLHYWLGNECSQDESGAAAIFTVQLDDYLNGRAVQHREVQGFESSTFSGYFKSGLKYKKGGVASGFKHVVPNEVVVQRLFQVKGRRVVRATEVPVSWDSFNNGDCFILDLGNNIYQWCGSGSNKFERLKATQVSKGIRDNERSGRAQVHVSEEGGEPEAMLQVLGPKPALPEGTEDTAKEDAANRRLAKLYKVSNGGGSMSVSLVADENPFAQGALRSEDCFILDHGRDGKIFVWKGKQANMEERKAALKTASDFISKMQYPRQTQVSVLPEGGETPLFKQFFKNWRDPDQTDGPGLGYLSSHIANVERVPFDAATLHTSTAMAAQHGMDDDGTGQKQIWRIEGSDKVPVDPATYGQFYGGDSYIILYNYRHGGRQGQIIYNWQGAQSTQDEVAASAILTAQLDEELGGTPVQSRVVQGKEPAHLMSLFGGKPMIIYKGGTSRDGGQTAPASIRLFQVRASSSGATRAVEVMPKSGALNSNDAFVLKTPSAAYLWVGAGASEAEKTGAQELLKVLRSQHVQVEEGSEPGAFWEALGGKTAYRTSPRLKDKKMDAHPPRLFACSNRIGRFVIEEVPGELMQEDLATDDVMLLDTWDQVFVWVGKDSQEEEKTEALTSAKRYIETDPANRDRRTPITVVRQGFEPPSFVGWFLGWDDNYWSVDPLDRALAELAA; from the exons ATGGCTCCGTACCGCTCCTCGCTGCTCTGCTGCGCGCTGCTCCTTCTGGCGCTGTGTGCACTGTCGCCGTCCCATGCCGCCACCGCATCGCGGGGCAGGGCCCAAGAGAGGGCGCCCCAAAGTCGGGTGTCTGAGGCGCGG CCCAGCACCATGGTGGTGGAGCACCCCGAATTCCTGAAGGCAGGGAAGGAGCCTGGCCTGCAGATCTGGCGTGTGGAGAAGTTTGACCTGGTACCTGTGCCCCCCAACCTCTATGGAGACTTCTTCACGGGTGACGCCTATGTTATCTTAAAGACGGTGCAGCTGAGGAACGGGAATCTGCAGTATGACCTCCACTATTGGCTGG GCAATGAATGCAGCCAGGACGAGAGCGGGGCTGCCGCCATCTTTACTGTGCAACTGGATGACTACCTGAATGGCCGGGCTGTACAGCATCGTGAGGTTCAGGGCTTTGAGTCGTCCACCTTCTCCGGCTACTTCAAGTCTGGACTTAAGTACAAG AAAGGAGGCGTGGCATCTGGATTCAAACACGTGGTACCCAATGAGGTGGTGGTCCAGAGGCTCTTCCAGGTCAAAGGACGCCGTGTAGTCCGTGCCACTGAGGTCCCTGTGTCCTGGGACAGTTTCAACAACGGCGACTGCTTCATTCTGGACCTGGGAAAC AATATCTATCAGTGGTGTGGCTCCGGCAGCAACAAATTTGAAAGGCTGAAGGCCACACAGGTGTCCAAGGGCATCCGGGACAACGAGAGGAGCGGGCGTGCCCAAGTACACGTGTCTGAAGAGGGGGGAGAGCCAGAAGCCATGCTGCAG GTGCTGGGCCCCAAGCCAGCTCTGCCTGAAGGTACCGAGGACACAGCCAAGGAAGATGCAGCCAACCGAAGGCTGGCCAAGCTCTACAAG GTCTCCAACGGTGGGGGCAGCATGTCAGTCTCCCTCGTGGCTGATGAGAACCCCTTCGCCCAGGGCGCCctgagatctgaagactgcttcaTCCTGGACCATGGCAGAGATGGGAAAATCTTTGTTTGGAAAG GCAAGCAGGCCAACATGGAGGAGCGGAAGGCCGCCCTCAAAACAGCCTCTGACTTCATCTCCAAGATGCAGTACCCCAGGCAGACCCAG gtTTCAGTTCTCCCAGAGGGCGGCGAGACCCCTCTCTTTAAGCAGTTCTTCAAGAACTGGCGGGACCCAGACCAGACCGACGGCCCAGGCCTGGGCTACCTCTCCAGCCACATTGCCAACGTGGAGCGCGTGCCTTTCGATGCCGCTACACTGCACACCTCCACCGCCATGGCCGCTCAGCATGGAATGGATGATGATGGAACTGGCCAGAAACAG ATCTGGAGAATTGAAGGTTCCGACAAGGTGCCAGTGGACCCTGCCACATACGGGCAGTTCTACGGAGGCGACAGCTACATCATTCTGTACAACTACCGCCACGGTGGCCGCCAGGGACAGATCATCTACAACTG GCAGGGTGCCCAGTCTACCCAGGATGAGGTTGCTGCTTCTGCCATCCTGACTGCCCAGCTGGATGAGGAGCTGGGAGGAACTCCTGTCCAG AGCCGAGTGGTCCAAGGCAAAGAGCCTGCACACCTCATGAGCTTGTTTGGCGGGAAACCCATGATCATCTACAAGGGTGGCACCTCCCGAGACGGTGGGCAGACAGCTCCTGCCAGTATCCGCCTCTTCCAAGTGCGAGCCAGCAGCTCTGGAGCCACCAGGGCTGTGGAG gtGATGCCGAAGTCTGGTGCTCTGAACTCCAACGATGCCTTTGTGCTGAAAACCCCTTCCGCTGCCTACCTGTGGGTGGGTGCAGGAGCCAGTGAGGCGGAGAAGACCGGTGCCCAGGAGCTTCTGAAGGTGCTTCGGTCCCAGCACGTGCAGGTGGAGGAAGGCAGTGAACCAG GTGCCTTCTGGGAGGCTCTGGGCGGGAAGACTGCCTACCGCACATCCCCCAGGCTTAAGGACAAGAAGATGGATGCCCATCCTCCTCGACTCTTTGCCTGCTCCAACAGGATCGGACGCTTTGTG ATCGAAGAGGTTCCTGGCGAGCTTATGCAGGAAGACCTGGCTACTGATGACGTCATGCTCCTGGACACCTGGGACCAG GTCTTTGTCTGGGTTGGAAAAGACtcccaggaagaggaaaagacagaagcCTTGACTTCTG CTAAGCGGTACATCGAGACAGATCCAGCGAATCGGGACAGGCGAACCCCCATCACGGTCGTTAGGCAGGGCTTTGAGCCTCCTTCCTTCGTGGGCTGGTTCCTCGGCTGGGATGACAACTACTGGTCAGTGGATCCCTTGGACAGGGCCTTGGCTGAGCTGGCTGCCTGA